The following coding sequences lie in one Mycobacterium sp. Z3061 genomic window:
- a CDS encoding amidase, translating to MVSASGSVSGVDSGSDNRRLPTLTDLLYQLATRKVTAAQLVRRSLHAIDVSQSTLNAFRVVLTESALADAAAADRRRAAGDTAPLLGIPIAVKDDVDIAGVPTAYGTDGYVRPATADSEVVRRLKAAGAVIVGKTNTCELGQWPFTSGPGFGHTRNPWARRHTPGGSSGGSAAAVAAGLVTAAIGSDGAGSVRIPAAWTHLVGIKPQRGRISTWPEPESFNGITVNGVLARTVADAALVLDAASGNVEGDLHKPPPLTASDYVGIAPGPLRIALSTGIPYTFFRAKLHPEILAAIQKVGEQLELLGHTVVKGNPDYGVRLSWDFLARSMSGLWDWGERLGENVNWDPRTLSNMRTGHMLSQATLRTARRHEAADQRRVGSIFNIVDVVLAPTTAQPPPLARAFDRLSGIATDRAVIAACPYAWPWNVLGWPSINVPAGFTSDGLPIGVQLMGPANSEGMLISLAAELEAFSGWASKQPKVWWNTGNSTPPLHSVPEPRA from the coding sequence GTGGTCAGCGCTTCTGGGTCAGTTTCTGGGGTCGATTCCGGCTCCGACAACCGGCGATTGCCCACGTTAACCGACCTGCTCTACCAGCTCGCGACCAGGAAGGTCACGGCTGCCCAGCTGGTCCGCCGCTCCCTGCATGCCATCGATGTGAGCCAGTCCACATTGAACGCGTTCCGGGTGGTGCTCACCGAGTCGGCCCTGGCCGACGCGGCGGCGGCCGACCGGCGCCGTGCCGCCGGCGACACGGCACCGCTGCTGGGCATCCCGATCGCGGTGAAGGACGACGTCGACATTGCCGGTGTCCCCACCGCGTACGGCACCGACGGCTACGTCCGGCCCGCCACCGCAGACAGCGAGGTGGTGCGCCGCCTCAAGGCGGCCGGCGCGGTGATCGTCGGCAAGACCAACACCTGCGAGCTGGGACAGTGGCCGTTCACCAGCGGGCCGGGTTTCGGGCATACCCGCAACCCCTGGGCGCGCCGGCACACCCCGGGAGGGTCGTCGGGCGGGAGCGCGGCCGCGGTTGCCGCGGGCCTGGTGACCGCGGCGATCGGCTCCGACGGCGCCGGCAGTGTGCGCATCCCGGCGGCGTGGACGCATCTGGTGGGTATCAAGCCGCAACGCGGACGCATCTCCACCTGGCCGGAGCCCGAGTCGTTCAACGGCATCACGGTCAACGGTGTGCTGGCCCGTACGGTCGCCGACGCGGCGCTCGTCCTGGACGCGGCGTCCGGCAACGTCGAGGGCGACCTGCACAAGCCGCCCCCGCTCACGGCGTCCGACTACGTCGGCATCGCGCCCGGTCCGCTGCGGATCGCGTTGTCGACCGGCATCCCGTACACGTTCTTCCGGGCCAAGCTGCATCCCGAGATCCTGGCCGCCATCCAAAAAGTGGGCGAGCAACTGGAACTGCTCGGCCATACCGTGGTCAAGGGCAACCCGGACTACGGGGTGCGGCTGTCGTGGGATTTCCTGGCCCGATCGATGTCCGGGCTGTGGGACTGGGGAGAACGACTCGGCGAGAACGTCAACTGGGACCCCCGCACGCTGTCCAACATGCGCACCGGCCACATGCTCTCCCAGGCGACCCTGCGCACCGCGCGCCGCCACGAGGCCGCCGATCAGCGCCGGGTCGGATCGATTTTCAACATCGTCGACGTGGTGCTGGCGCCGACCACCGCGCAGCCACCGCCGCTGGCGCGGGCCTTCGACCGGTTGAGCGGCATCGCCACTGACCGGGCCGTCATCGCCGCCTGCCCGTACGCGTGGCCGTGGAACGTATTGGGCTGGCCGTCCATCAACGTTCCGGCAGGTTTCACCTCCGACGGACTGCCGATCGGCGTGCAGCTGATGGGCCCGGCCAACAGTGAGGGCATGCTGATCTCACTGGCCGCCGAACTGGAGGCGTTCAGCGGCTGGGCGTCGAAACAACCCAAGGTCTGGTGGAACACCGGCAACAGCACTCCCCCGCTGCACAGCGTGCCGGAGCCGCGCGCCTGA
- a CDS encoding RecQ family ATP-dependent DNA helicase, which translates to MDGSAGDTGELDAVARSHFGWAELTDPQRAAMRAVLHGRDLLAVMPTGSGKSAIYQIPSLLTDGVTLVVSPLLALQKDQIAAIEESGAGTAVAVNSALRAAERRRAWQAIESGSADFVFISPEQLANDDVVDRLRRARLSLCVVDEAHCVSAWGHDFRPDYRRLADVFRQLGQSIPVAALTATASVVVRRDIVGRLGLREPTVVIAGFDRPNLRLIVERYLDEENKRSAVIDWVAALPGPGLLYTATRSDSESYAESLREKGIAAACYHAGMSAAQREEVHAGFRDDTYEVVVATSAFGMGIDKPNVRFVAHASTPDSLDSYYQQIGRAGRDGEDAHALLFYRPEDLGLARFFTAGRPDEQLLRAVFGVLDPVQPTKLKDLRSALAVPGRRLTSAVNILEEAGAVRSTRSGFVRATASPDAVIAAATEVMELRERVDLSRVEMMRGYAETYSCRRVSLLSYFGEYLDEPCGNCDRCLAAGQPDDVRTERPAYHVGTAVRHSQWGPGLVIGGDRERVTVLFDEFGYRTLSMAAVREKGLLEVAGGGG; encoded by the coding sequence ATGGATGGATCGGCAGGCGACACCGGCGAACTCGACGCGGTTGCCCGCAGTCACTTCGGCTGGGCCGAGCTCACCGATCCTCAGCGCGCGGCGATGCGGGCGGTACTGCACGGTCGAGATCTGCTCGCCGTCATGCCGACCGGTTCCGGGAAGTCGGCTATCTACCAGATCCCTTCCCTGCTGACCGACGGTGTGACACTGGTGGTCTCGCCGCTGCTCGCATTGCAGAAGGATCAGATCGCCGCCATCGAGGAGAGCGGTGCGGGAACGGCGGTGGCCGTCAACTCCGCACTGCGCGCCGCCGAGCGCCGCCGAGCGTGGCAGGCCATCGAGAGCGGCAGTGCGGACTTCGTTTTCATCTCGCCCGAACAGTTGGCCAACGATGACGTGGTCGACAGATTGCGCCGGGCGCGGCTGTCGCTGTGTGTCGTCGACGAAGCGCACTGCGTGTCCGCGTGGGGCCACGACTTCCGCCCGGACTACCGGCGGCTCGCCGATGTCTTTCGTCAACTGGGACAATCGATTCCGGTTGCTGCCCTGACGGCGACAGCGTCGGTGGTGGTGCGACGGGACATCGTCGGGCGGCTGGGACTACGCGAACCCACCGTCGTCATCGCCGGTTTCGACCGGCCCAACCTGCGTCTGATCGTCGAACGGTACCTCGACGAGGAGAACAAGCGCTCCGCAGTGATCGACTGGGTCGCGGCGCTACCTGGCCCCGGCCTGCTGTACACCGCCACCCGCAGCGATTCCGAGTCCTATGCGGAAAGTCTGCGCGAGAAGGGCATTGCCGCGGCGTGCTACCACGCGGGCATGTCCGCGGCGCAGCGCGAGGAGGTACACGCCGGTTTTCGCGATGACACCTATGAGGTAGTGGTGGCGACGTCGGCGTTCGGGATGGGCATCGACAAACCCAACGTGCGGTTCGTCGCTCACGCGTCGACTCCGGACTCTCTGGACAGTTACTACCAGCAGATCGGCCGGGCCGGCAGGGACGGCGAGGACGCCCACGCTCTGCTGTTCTATCGGCCCGAAGACCTAGGCCTGGCGCGCTTTTTCACCGCCGGCCGACCGGACGAGCAGTTGCTCCGGGCGGTGTTCGGGGTGCTGGACCCGGTGCAGCCGACGAAACTGAAAGACCTGCGCAGCGCGTTGGCCGTGCCTGGCCGCCGACTGACGAGCGCGGTCAACATCCTTGAAGAGGCGGGCGCGGTGCGCTCCACGCGGAGCGGCTTCGTGCGGGCGACGGCATCGCCGGACGCGGTCATCGCCGCGGCCACGGAGGTGATGGAACTGCGTGAGCGCGTTGACCTCAGCCGGGTCGAGATGATGCGCGGCTACGCCGAAACCTATTCGTGTCGAAGGGTTTCCCTACTCTCCTATTTCGGCGAATACCTGGACGAGCCGTGTGGCAACTGCGACCGGTGCCTGGCGGCCGGGCAACCAGACGACGTCAGAACCGAACGGCCGGCGTACCACGTCGGGACCGCCGTGCGGCATTCCCAGTGGGGTCCGGGACTAGTCATCGGCGGCGACCGCGAACGTGTCACCGTCCTTTTCGACGAGTTCGGGTACCGGACTCTTTCGATGGCCGCGGTGCGCGAGAAAGGTCTGCTGGAGGTCGCAGGCGGCGGCGGCTGA
- a CDS encoding PE domain-containing protein — protein MSYLIAAPDVLTFAAAEAAGIGSSIRAASLSALAPTSTLAAAAADEVSEAIASLFSGHALDYQALSKQVAAFHEEFVLAVNAASGAYAAAEVINAGPLQPVVDGVLDVINLPTNLFLGRPLIGDGYNGTPGTGQDGGAGGILWGNGGAGGSAGLIGQTGGRGGDAGLIGNGGVGGTGGLRTGTGGAGGTGGLLWGNGGAGGTGGIGGSISPAGTGGIGGWSLSLFGNPGAPGSPGAYYNNLMMVTPQEAFQLMQNTPDENFLLIGTDGTNLSRVLADPLNVNFRELMGESVTSASTIVGHTSVSNPSWTTIQTGVWSETAGVTNNVFTPWTYDNWPTVYNQLEAAYGTKVDTTVIANWPVITDIAGAGAFPADNITFVGHSANDPLWFASNNEVGTLSQTAISLADKTKGNFIFSYFVGVDEVGHAYGGASPEYAAALRNMDANLGSRTNGTGLMGAVQAWETANNEKWDVLMVTDHGHIDPNQFNRGHGFQSPYETATFLIWDQAGDMRNGWINNPWQIVSTTPTIMDQFMIPQLPYMQGAPLTSPVFDPFYVNPGANLFSVVSADFGAQGYPDPITNYNLDARTVAATIPYLVFDPIQNIVDSVPSFLQAPVSWLGAGVYQALNIPAQVFVRLTGVTGNQIIPPILNPFLD, from the coding sequence ATGTCGTATCTGATCGCTGCACCGGATGTGTTGACGTTTGCGGCGGCAGAAGCTGCGGGCATCGGCTCATCGATCAGGGCGGCCAGCCTGTCGGCACTGGCTCCGACCAGCACGCTGGCAGCTGCTGCCGCGGACGAGGTATCAGAGGCGATCGCTTCGCTGTTCTCCGGCCACGCCCTGGACTACCAGGCGCTCAGTAAGCAGGTGGCAGCGTTCCACGAGGAGTTCGTGCTCGCGGTGAACGCGGCCAGCGGGGCGTATGCGGCCGCGGAGGTCATTAACGCCGGTCCGTTGCAGCCCGTCGTCGACGGGGTCCTTGACGTGATCAACTTGCCTACGAACCTCTTCCTGGGCCGCCCGCTGATCGGCGACGGCTACAACGGCACACCCGGCACCGGGCAGGACGGCGGGGCCGGCGGAATCCTCTGGGGCAACGGCGGCGCCGGCGGCTCGGCCGGGCTGATAGGCCAGACCGGTGGGCGTGGCGGCGACGCCGGGTTGATCGGGAACGGCGGAGTCGGCGGCACCGGCGGCCTCCGAACTGGGACCGGCGGCGCCGGCGGCACGGGCGGGTTGTTGTGGGGCAACGGCGGGGCCGGCGGCACGGGGGGCATTGGCGGGAGTATCAGCCCCGCCGGAACCGGTGGAATCGGCGGCTGGTCGTTGTCCTTGTTCGGCAACCCGGGTGCGCCCGGCAGCCCGGGCGCTTACTACAACAACCTGATGATGGTCACGCCCCAAGAGGCGTTTCAGCTGATGCAGAACACGCCGGACGAAAACTTCCTGTTGATCGGGACCGACGGCACGAACCTGAGCAGAGTCCTGGCCGACCCGCTAAACGTGAACTTCCGCGAACTGATGGGCGAAAGTGTCACCTCCGCGTCGACGATCGTCGGGCACACCAGCGTCTCCAACCCGTCTTGGACGACCATTCAGACCGGCGTCTGGAGCGAGACGGCCGGCGTCACCAACAACGTCTTCACCCCGTGGACGTACGACAACTGGCCGACCGTGTACAACCAACTCGAGGCAGCCTACGGCACCAAGGTCGACACCACCGTGATCGCCAACTGGCCCGTGATCACCGACATCGCCGGCGCCGGCGCGTTCCCCGCCGACAACATCACCTTCGTCGGGCACTCGGCGAACGACCCGCTCTGGTTCGCATCGAACAACGAGGTCGGCACGTTGAGCCAGACTGCGATATCGCTCGCCGACAAGACCAAGGGCAACTTCATCTTCTCGTACTTCGTCGGTGTTGATGAGGTGGGCCATGCGTACGGCGGCGCCTCTCCCGAGTACGCCGCGGCTCTTAGAAACATGGATGCCAACCTTGGTTCGCGGACCAACGGAACTGGCCTGATGGGCGCGGTGCAGGCCTGGGAGACCGCCAACAACGAGAAGTGGGACGTGCTGATGGTCACCGACCACGGCCACATCGACCCCAACCAGTTCAACCGCGGTCACGGCTTCCAATCACCCTATGAGACAGCGACATTCCTGATCTGGGATCAAGCCGGCGACATGAGGAACGGCTGGATCAACAACCCGTGGCAGATCGTCAGCACGACGCCGACGATCATGGACCAATTCATGATTCCGCAACTGCCCTACATGCAGGGCGCGCCCCTGACGTCCCCCGTCTTCGACCCCTTCTACGTCAATCCTGGCGCGAACCTGTTCAGTGTGGTCAGTGCCGATTTCGGCGCCCAGGGCTACCCAGACCCCATCACCAACTACAACCTGGACGCGCGCACCGTTGCCGCCACGATCCCCTACCTGGTATTCGACCCGATACAGAACATCGTCGACTCGGTGCCCAGCTTCCTGCAGGCACCGGTCTCATGGCTGGGCGCCGGCGTCTATCAGGCACTGAACATCCCCGCACAGGTCTTCGTCCGGCTCACCGGTGTGACCGGCAACCAGATCATCCCGCCGATACTGAACCCGTTCCTCGACTAG
- a CDS encoding helix-turn-helix domain-containing protein gives MHAVAVLAEPDVIAFDLSIAIETFGRVRLADGRPGYRVRVCGAQRVVPAGPIGITTDFGLDELTTADTIIVPGRNDVSAAVRADVVSALKAAHGKGIRIASICSGAFTLAASGVLDGRRATTHWMAAELFAAAHPAVRLDADALYVDEGQILTSAGASAGLDLCLHMVARDYGSAVAADAARLAVAPLHRTGGQAQFIIRNRREANTELDSVLAWIENNAHRSLTLADIARHASTSVRTLNRSFRRETGQTPMQWVNGVRIRHAQELLEATDDGVETIARRVGFTSAANFREQFRRVSGVAPLSYRTTFREQRGAADSAAC, from the coding sequence ATGCATGCCGTCGCCGTCCTGGCTGAACCGGACGTCATCGCTTTCGACCTGTCCATTGCGATAGAGACGTTCGGCCGAGTCCGGTTGGCGGACGGCCGACCTGGCTACCGCGTGCGGGTGTGCGGTGCGCAACGCGTTGTCCCCGCAGGGCCGATCGGGATCACCACCGATTTCGGGCTCGACGAGCTCACCACCGCCGACACCATCATCGTGCCGGGACGCAACGACGTCAGCGCCGCGGTTCGCGCCGATGTGGTGAGTGCCCTGAAGGCCGCCCATGGCAAGGGAATTCGGATCGCGTCGATCTGCAGCGGCGCGTTCACGCTGGCTGCCTCCGGGGTACTGGACGGCAGACGGGCGACCACGCACTGGATGGCGGCCGAATTATTCGCGGCTGCCCACCCCGCCGTCCGGCTCGACGCCGATGCGCTGTATGTCGACGAAGGCCAGATCCTCACCTCGGCCGGCGCATCCGCGGGCCTGGACCTGTGCCTGCACATGGTCGCGCGCGACTACGGCTCGGCAGTGGCTGCCGACGCCGCGCGGTTGGCGGTCGCCCCGCTGCACCGGACCGGTGGGCAGGCTCAGTTCATCATCCGTAACCGGCGCGAAGCCAACACCGAACTCGACTCGGTCCTGGCCTGGATCGAGAACAACGCGCACCGGTCTCTGACGCTCGCCGACATCGCGCGTCATGCGTCCACCAGTGTGCGGACGCTGAACCGCAGCTTCAGGCGGGAGACCGGTCAAACACCCATGCAGTGGGTCAACGGGGTGCGGATCCGCCACGCCCAGGAACTACTCGAAGCGACCGACGATGGCGTCGAAACCATCGCTCGCCGAGTGGGATTCACCTCGGCGGCCAACTTCCGCGAACAGTTCCGCAGGGTATCCGGCGTCGCCCCACTGAGTTACCGCACCACGTTTCGGGAACAGCGGGGTGCGGCTGACTCAGCGGCTTGCTAG
- a CDS encoding DJ-1/PfpI family protein, whose protein sequence is MHAQIVLYDGFDPLDVIGPFEVLAAGSQFVGGELAVSLVSAQGARSVTSGTLGLTLTATDAIDPDRAGCVLVPGAAGPIAGDPDDGVQTIPVLLARAAGTELSPLLAKAFQNPEITVAAVCGGSVIMAMAGLIEGRHAVTHHLGLDLLDAAGVNAVAARVVDDGDLVTSGGVTSGLDLALHLLERWYGPRIAHAVEELFEYERRGIVWRNAGREPQEV, encoded by the coding sequence ATGCATGCGCAAATAGTGCTCTACGACGGGTTCGACCCGCTGGATGTCATCGGTCCTTTCGAGGTGCTCGCCGCGGGCAGCCAGTTCGTCGGCGGTGAACTGGCGGTGTCACTGGTCTCGGCGCAGGGAGCCCGCAGCGTCACCAGCGGAACCCTCGGCCTGACCCTGACTGCCACCGATGCGATTGATCCGGACCGGGCGGGTTGCGTGCTGGTGCCCGGTGCCGCCGGTCCGATCGCCGGTGACCCCGATGACGGCGTCCAAACCATCCCGGTGTTGCTGGCACGGGCGGCGGGCACGGAGCTGAGCCCGTTGTTGGCCAAGGCCTTTCAAAATCCGGAGATCACGGTGGCAGCGGTCTGCGGGGGGTCGGTGATCATGGCGATGGCGGGCCTGATCGAGGGGCGCCACGCGGTGACCCATCACCTGGGCCTGGACTTACTGGACGCGGCCGGGGTCAACGCGGTGGCGGCCCGCGTGGTCGACGACGGCGACCTGGTCACCTCGGGCGGGGTGACGTCCGGCCTGGACCTGGCGCTGCATCTGCTGGAGCGGTGGTACGGCCCACGGATCGCGCATGCCGTCGAGGAGCTCTTCGAATACGAGCGGCGAGGCATCGTGTGGCGCAATGCCGGCCGGGAACCACAGGAGGTTTGA
- the era gene encoding GTPase Era: protein MSEFRSGFVCLIGRPNTGKSTLTNALVGAKVAITSMRPQTTRHTIRGIVHREAFQIILVDTPGLHRPRTLLGKRLNDLVRDTYTEVDVIGLCIPADESIGPGDRWIVEQVRALAPKTTLVAIVTKIDKVPKDRVAAQLVAVSELVPEAAEIVPVSAVSGDQVDVLIDVLAAALPPGPAYYPDGELTDEPEEVLMAELIREAALEGVRDELPHSLAVVIEEVNPREDRDDLIDVHAVLFVERDSQKGIVIGKGGARLREVGTAARTQIEKLLGTKVYLDLRVKVAKNWQRDPKQLGRLGF, encoded by the coding sequence GTGAGCGAGTTCCGTTCCGGATTCGTGTGTTTGATAGGCCGGCCCAACACCGGCAAGTCGACCCTGACCAACGCGCTGGTCGGCGCGAAGGTGGCGATCACCTCGATGCGCCCGCAGACCACGCGCCACACCATCCGCGGCATCGTGCATCGCGAAGCCTTTCAGATCATCCTGGTGGACACCCCCGGCCTGCACCGGCCCCGCACATTGCTGGGTAAGCGGCTCAACGACCTGGTCCGCGACACCTACACCGAGGTCGACGTCATCGGCTTGTGCATACCCGCCGACGAGTCGATCGGCCCGGGAGACCGCTGGATCGTCGAACAGGTACGTGCCCTCGCGCCGAAAACCACCTTGGTGGCCATCGTCACCAAGATCGACAAGGTGCCGAAGGACCGGGTGGCCGCACAGCTGGTCGCGGTCAGTGAACTGGTGCCCGAGGCTGCCGAAATCGTGCCCGTGTCAGCGGTTTCCGGAGACCAGGTCGACGTCCTGATCGATGTCCTGGCGGCCGCGTTGCCGCCCGGCCCGGCGTACTACCCCGACGGCGAGCTCACCGACGAGCCCGAAGAGGTGCTGATGGCCGAGCTGATCCGCGAGGCCGCCCTCGAGGGCGTGCGCGACGAGTTGCCGCACTCATTGGCGGTGGTGATCGAGGAGGTCAACCCGCGGGAGGACCGTGACGACCTGATCGATGTGCACGCGGTGCTGTTCGTGGAACGGGACAGCCAGAAGGGCATCGTCATCGGCAAGGGCGGCGCCCGGCTGCGGGAAGTGGGCACCGCGGCGCGCACCCAGATCGAGAAACTGCTCGGGACCAAGGTCTACCTGGACCTGCGGGTCAAGGTCGCCAAGAACTGGCAACGCGACCCCAAACAGCTTGGTCGCCTAGGGTTCTAG
- a CDS encoding hemolysin family protein, with translation MTGFYQLLGVIVLIGLGGLFAALDAAFSTVSLARVQELVRDERPGARSLLKVMADRPRYINLVVLLRIVCEITATALLAVYFQQRLSVGWGLFWAAAIMVVTSFVVIGVGPRTLGRQHAYTISLATALPLQAVSWLLMPISRVLVLLGNALTPGRGFRNGPFASEIELREVVDLAQQRGVVAADERRMIESVFELGDTPAREVMVPRTEMVWIEGDKSPSQAMALAVRSGYSRIPVIGENVDDILGVVYLKDLVRHIFYSTDRGRGSNVAQVMRPAVFVPDSKPLDALLREMQRDRNHMALLVDEYGAIAGLVSIEDVLEEIVGEIADEYDQAETAPVEELGDKRFRVSARLPIEDVGELYGVEFDDDLDVDTVGGLLALELGRVPLPGAEVVSHGLRLQAEGGRDHRGRVRIGTVLLSPVESEEDIQ, from the coding sequence GTGACCGGCTTTTATCAGCTGCTCGGCGTGATCGTGCTGATCGGTCTGGGCGGATTGTTCGCCGCGCTGGACGCCGCCTTCAGCACGGTGTCGCTGGCCCGGGTGCAAGAACTGGTCCGCGACGAGCGGCCGGGTGCCCGTTCGTTGCTCAAGGTGATGGCAGACCGCCCGCGATACATCAACCTGGTGGTGCTGCTGCGCATCGTCTGCGAAATCACGGCTACCGCGCTGCTGGCGGTCTATTTCCAGCAGCGCCTGAGCGTGGGCTGGGGTCTGTTCTGGGCCGCCGCCATCATGGTGGTCACCAGCTTCGTGGTGATCGGTGTTGGCCCGCGCACCCTCGGGCGCCAGCATGCCTACACCATCTCGCTGGCGACTGCCCTTCCGCTGCAAGCGGTTTCGTGGTTGCTGATGCCGATCAGCCGGGTGCTGGTGCTGTTGGGTAACGCGCTCACCCCCGGCCGCGGTTTCCGCAATGGCCCATTCGCCTCCGAGATCGAGCTGCGGGAAGTCGTCGACCTGGCCCAGCAGCGGGGTGTGGTGGCCGCCGATGAGCGCCGCATGATCGAGTCCGTCTTCGAGCTCGGCGACACCCCGGCGCGCGAGGTGATGGTGCCGCGTACCGAGATGGTCTGGATCGAGGGCGACAAGTCACCGAGTCAGGCGATGGCCCTGGCCGTGCGCAGCGGGTATTCCCGGATCCCGGTGATCGGAGAGAACGTCGATGACATCCTCGGGGTCGTCTACCTGAAAGACCTTGTGCGGCACATCTTTTATTCGACCGACCGGGGCCGCGGAAGCAACGTGGCGCAGGTGATGCGGCCGGCGGTCTTCGTGCCGGACTCCAAGCCTCTGGACGCGCTGCTGCGGGAGATGCAGCGCGACCGCAACCACATGGCCCTGCTGGTCGACGAATACGGCGCGATCGCCGGGCTGGTGAGCATCGAGGATGTGCTCGAAGAGATCGTCGGCGAGATCGCGGACGAATACGACCAGGCCGAGACCGCCCCGGTTGAAGAATTGGGGGACAAGCGCTTCCGGGTCTCGGCGCGGCTGCCGATCGAGGACGTGGGCGAGTTGTACGGGGTGGAATTCGACGACGACCTCGATGTCGACACGGTGGGTGGGCTGTTGGCGCTGGAACTCGGGCGTGTCCCACTGCCCGGCGCCGAGGTGGTGTCACACGGTCTGCGCCTGCAGGCTGAAGGCGGCCGCGATCACCGGGGGCGGGTCCGTATCGGCACCGTGCTGCTGAGTCCGGTGGAATCTGAGGAGGACATCCAGTGA
- the ybeY gene encoding rRNA maturation RNase YbeY — MSIEVSNESGIDVSETELVSVAKFVINRMDVNPAAELSMVLLDTAAMADLHMRWMDLPGPTDVMSFPMDELEPGGRPDAPEPGPAMLGDIVLCPEFAAGQAAAAGHSLGHELALLTIHGVLHLLGYDHGEPDEEREMFALQDRLLEEWVAEQVEAYQNDRQHERDRRLLDKSRFFDQP, encoded by the coding sequence ATGAGCATCGAGGTATCCAACGAGTCGGGCATCGACGTCTCCGAAACCGAACTGGTCAGCGTCGCGAAATTCGTCATCAACCGGATGGACGTCAACCCGGCCGCCGAACTGTCGATGGTGCTGCTGGACACCGCGGCAATGGCGGATCTGCACATGCGCTGGATGGACCTGCCCGGGCCGACGGACGTGATGAGCTTCCCCATGGATGAGCTCGAGCCGGGTGGCCGTCCCGACGCGCCGGAGCCGGGTCCGGCCATGCTGGGCGACATCGTGCTGTGCCCGGAGTTCGCCGCCGGGCAGGCCGCGGCGGCGGGGCACAGCCTCGGACACGAACTGGCGCTGCTCACCATCCACGGCGTGCTGCATCTGCTCGGCTACGACCACGGCGAGCCCGACGAAGAGCGGGAGATGTTCGCTCTGCAGGACCGGCTGCTCGAAGAATGGGTCGCTGAGCAGGTCGAGGCTTATCAGAACGACCGGCAGCACGAACGGGACCGCCGGCTGCTGGACAAGTCAAGGTTTTTCGACCAGCCGTGA
- a CDS encoding PhoH family protein, translating to MTPRETRAAETGVARQADASVRSSIDVPPDLVVGLLGRADENLRALERALKAKLHVRGNAVSLSGEPGDVALAERVVSELVAIVSRGQALTPEVVRHSVAMLTGTGNESPAEVLTLDILSRRGKTIRPKTLNQKRYVDAIDANTIVFGIGPAGTGKTYLAMAKAVHALQTKQVTRIILTRPAVEAGERLGFLPGTLSEKIDPYLRPLYDALYDMMDPELIPKLMSAGVIEVAPLAYMRGRSLNDAFIVLDEAQNTTAEQMKMFLTRLGFGSKMVITGDVTQIDLPGGAQSGLRAAVDILEDIEDIEIAELTSQDVVRHRLVSEIVDAYARYEEPGSGLNRAARRASGSRNRR from the coding sequence GTGACGCCCCGCGAGACCCGCGCCGCTGAAACTGGTGTAGCCAGGCAGGCCGACGCCTCAGTTCGCAGCAGCATCGATGTTCCGCCCGACCTCGTGGTGGGCCTGCTCGGCAGGGCCGACGAGAACTTGCGCGCCCTGGAACGCGCCCTCAAGGCCAAACTGCACGTCCGTGGCAACGCGGTCAGCCTGTCCGGCGAGCCGGGCGATGTCGCGCTGGCTGAACGGGTTGTCTCCGAACTCGTGGCGATCGTGTCCAGAGGGCAGGCGCTGACCCCGGAGGTGGTGCGGCACAGTGTGGCGATGCTGACCGGGACCGGCAACGAATCACCGGCCGAAGTGCTGACGCTCGACATCCTGTCCCGCCGCGGCAAGACGATCCGGCCCAAGACGCTCAACCAGAAGCGGTATGTCGACGCGATCGACGCCAACACCATCGTGTTCGGCATCGGGCCGGCCGGTACCGGCAAGACGTATCTGGCCATGGCCAAGGCCGTGCACGCGCTGCAGACCAAGCAGGTCACCCGGATCATCCTGACCCGCCCCGCGGTGGAAGCCGGTGAGCGCCTTGGCTTTCTCCCGGGCACGCTGAGCGAGAAGATCGACCCGTATCTGCGGCCGCTGTACGACGCGCTCTACGACATGATGGACCCCGAGTTGATCCCGAAGCTGATGTCGGCCGGGGTCATCGAGGTGGCGCCGCTGGCGTACATGCGCGGCCGCTCGCTGAACGACGCGTTCATCGTGCTCGACGAGGCGCAGAACACCACGGCCGAGCAGATGAAGATGTTCCTGACCCGGTTGGGGTTCGGCTCCAAGATGGTGATCACCGGGGATGTCACACAGATCGATCTGCCCGGCGGCGCACAGTCGGGTCTGCGGGCGGCCGTCGACATTCTCGAAGACATCGAGGACATCGAGATCGCCGAGCTGACCAGCCAGGACGTCGTCCGCCACCGACTGGTGTCGGAGATCGTCGACGCCTACGCCCGCTACGAGGAGCCCGGCTCGGGCCTGAACCGGGCGGCTCGGCGGGCATCCGGCAGTCGCAATCGTCGATGA